Proteins found in one Synechococcales cyanobacterium CNB genomic segment:
- the hutH gene encoding histidine ammonia-lyase, which produces MTRPQIQEVVEVARHNRPVQIGAEAVRRLAASRSRVEACLGDGKAYYGINTGFGSLAQQRVGSEDLAQLQVNLVRSHAAGVGDPLPREIVRGMLLLLAASLSRGLSGVRPVVVETLAALLNAGISPVVPSIGSVGASGDLAPLAHAALVLMGEGQAEVGCRVVSGGEAMRSAGIPTIALEAKEGLALLNGTHLMAAQGALLCADFDHLFSAALAACAMSIDGCMATDAFLDSRLHEARRQPGQSIVASWLHMMLDESEIVRSHRENDPRVQDPYSLRCAPAVLGAASDAFDYVKHAVERELHAVTDNPLVFNDGSVVSGGNFHGMPLAIPLDLLSIALAHIAGIAERRVFTMLAGSDPASGLRPFLAARPGLQSGLMILQYTAAACCNELVGLATPASVANLPTSAGMEDYNSFGPRAAAKARRALELARYVVAIELLCAAEAIDCHRPLRSGVGVEHSHALVRSIVPRLTEDRALSGDVQRIVADMDNHAWLVIVEH; this is translated from the coding sequence ATGACTCGACCCCAGATCCAGGAGGTCGTGGAGGTCGCTCGCCACAATCGCCCCGTTCAGATCGGTGCCGAAGCGGTGCGCCGGCTTGCCGCGTCGCGATCTCGCGTTGAAGCGTGTCTTGGCGACGGAAAGGCTTACTATGGCATCAACACCGGCTTCGGCTCACTCGCTCAGCAACGCGTCGGAAGTGAGGATCTGGCGCAGTTGCAGGTCAACCTCGTGCGATCACATGCCGCAGGTGTTGGCGACCCCCTGCCCCGGGAGATCGTACGCGGCATGTTGCTGCTTCTCGCGGCCAGTCTGAGCCGTGGCCTGTCCGGAGTGCGGCCGGTCGTCGTTGAGACGCTTGCCGCTTTGCTGAACGCGGGCATAAGCCCGGTTGTTCCTTCCATCGGTTCGGTCGGAGCGTCTGGCGACCTTGCCCCTTTGGCGCACGCCGCGCTGGTGCTCATGGGAGAAGGTCAGGCCGAGGTTGGTTGCCGCGTGGTCAGCGGTGGCGAAGCGATGCGATCGGCGGGCATCCCCACGATCGCGCTTGAGGCGAAGGAGGGCCTCGCGCTGCTGAACGGCACGCACCTGATGGCCGCTCAGGGCGCGCTGCTTTGCGCCGACTTCGATCATCTCTTCAGCGCTGCGCTCGCTGCGTGCGCCATGTCGATCGACGGGTGCATGGCGACGGATGCCTTCCTTGACTCCCGCTTGCACGAAGCGAGGCGGCAGCCTGGGCAGAGCATCGTCGCCTCGTGGCTTCACATGATGCTGGACGAGAGCGAGATCGTGCGTTCCCACCGCGAGAATGACCCCAGGGTGCAGGACCCCTACTCGCTCCGGTGCGCTCCGGCGGTGCTTGGCGCGGCATCGGACGCGTTCGATTATGTAAAACACGCCGTCGAACGCGAACTCCACGCCGTCACCGACAACCCCCTTGTCTTCAACGACGGTTCCGTCGTCTCCGGCGGCAACTTTCACGGCATGCCGCTCGCCATCCCCCTCGACTTGCTCTCGATCGCCCTGGCACACATCGCGGGAATCGCCGAGCGCCGCGTCTTCACCATGCTCGCAGGAAGCGACCCGGCCAGCGGCCTTCGGCCGTTCCTGGCCGCCCGCCCCGGACTGCAATCGGGCCTGATGATCCTGCAATACACCGCGGCCGCATGTTGCAACGAACTGGTCGGACTTGCGACCCCCGCGAGTGTTGCAAACCTGCCGACCAGCGCGGGCATGGAGGACTACAACTCGTTCGGGCCGCGTGCGGCGGCCAAGGCACGACGCGCGCTCGAACTCGCTCGCTATGTCGTGGCCATTGAACTGCTCTGTGCCGCCGAAGCGATCGACTGCCACCGTCCGCTGCGGTCCGGTGTTGGCGTTGAGCACTCGCACGCGCTGGTGCGATCCATCGTACCGCGATTGACCGAGGATCGTGCACTGTCTGGGGACGTTCAGCGGATCGTTGCGGACATGGACAACCACGCGTGGCTGGTCATCGTGGAGCACTGA